One stretch of Ailuropoda melanoleuca isolate Jingjing chromosome 20, ASM200744v2, whole genome shotgun sequence DNA includes these proteins:
- the LOC100477693 gene encoding olfactory receptor 11H6: protein MFIIIHSLVTSVSLTALESQNTTTQHFVTEFVLLGFPGRGEMQNVFFSFILVVYLLTLLGNGVIVCVVKWDKRLHTPMYIFLGNFAFLEIWYISSTVPNMLVNILSETKTISFTGCFLQFYFFFSLGTTECFFLSVMAYERYLAICRPLHYPSIMTGKLCVVLVCVCWVSGFLCYPVPIVLISQLPFCGPNIIEHFVCDPGPLFALACIPAPSTEFICYTFNSLIIFGPFLSILGSYTLVLRAVLRVPSGAGRTKAFSTCGSHLMVVSLFYGTLMVMYVSPTSGNPTGMQIITLVYSAVTPLLNPLIYSLRNKDMKDALKKALGGSYKDITQNSQQ from the exons atgttcattattattCACTCCTTAGTTACTTCTGTTTCTCTAACAGCTTTGGAATCCCAGAACACAACAACACAGCATTTTGTGACTGAGTTTGTCCTTCTGGGTTTCCCTGGTCGGGGGGAGATGCAGAACGTTTTCTTCTCATTCATCCTGGTGGTCTATCTCCTCACCCTGCTGGGGAATGGGGTTATTGTCTGTGTAGTGAAATGGGACAAGCGACTTCACACACCCATGTACATCTTCTTGGGAAACTTTGCCTTCCTAGAGATCTGGTACATTTCTTCTACTGTCCCAAACATGCTGGTCAACATCCTCTCTGAGACCAAGACCATCTCCTTCACTGGATGCTTCCtccaattctatttctttttttcactggGTACAACAGAATGTTTCTTCTTATCGGTCATGGCTTATGAGCGATACCTCGCCATCTGTCGCCCACTACACTACCCCTCCATCATGACTGGGAAGCTCTGTGTGGTCCTGGTCTGTGTTTGCTGGGTGAGTGGATTTCTCTGCTATCCAGTCCCCATTGTCCTCATCTCCCAACTTCCCTTCTGTGGACCCAACATCATTGAACACTTTGTGTGTGACCCAGGCCCATTGTTCGCACTGGCCTGCATCCCTGCTCCTTCCACTGAGTTTATATGCTACACCTTCAACTCACTTATTATATTTGGGCCCTTCCTTTCCATCCTGGGATCTTACACTCTGGTACTCAGAGCTGTGCTTCGTGTTCCTTCTGGTGCTGGTCGAACTAAAGCTTTCTCCACATGTGGGTCCCACTTAATGGTGGTGTCTCTATTCTATGGAACCCTTATGGTGATGTATGTGAGCCCAACATCAGGGAACCCAACAGGAATGCAGATCATCACTTTGGTATACTCAGCAGTGACTCCACTCTTAAATCCCCTTATCTATAGTCTCCGAAACAAAGACATGAAAGATGCCCTAAAGAAAGCCCTAGG AGGATCATACAAAGACATAACTCAGAATTCTCAACAATGA